In Helianthus annuus cultivar XRQ/B chromosome 3, HanXRQr2.0-SUNRISE, whole genome shotgun sequence, a single window of DNA contains:
- the LOC110929446 gene encoding paramyosin isoform X3, protein MRNSMIVPLCFLESNFWSASEMNYVTILSIFVCKMLNPIMVLLLPGCMLKAGLEQEIDNLKKKLTACLRENANLQEELSESYRIKNQLADLHAAELSKSLEAEKQIKFFQSSVAAAFSERDNAIMEAEQAKEKEERASQQYGILQQKIEELNAFVLEEKKRSATLQTDLEKHEKENEIFKQVITKFYETRQHSLNKYDDVNWEDKCISLLNDSDDMWTFTGYGETPTTKYITALEDEVEALRKSVTNLQSKLQMGLEIEKHLKRMVHDLKNGKLCLEEKTKRDISGLRSFHSQHRLEIVGLLEEESSYIKSVVDEVKENMKQICINGERNSLSPQRDTKLQENDCRDVHISPDAASDTTTKENVSELPNTSGSGAEDGSEALVLMLKDKENVSDLQKTGSPGTGDVSEALAQALQEKVAALLLLSQQEERYMLENNVNAALQTKLEELQRNLIQVTNEKVVALMELAQLKQENRLLHEKLNGDGNKGKLITASENKSTFHDKDGRLKGLLKKTYLSQWINPLGSYGSDGGSHHEYAQNITKKSSNSTMDFARMKIEYTALKESLESMERLISSIRRLRLSLVKVKESVPAEDTLTVAGRKSEIIENVVTEAKLLKTALGSTLPVSWSAEVDDGVSSVEKVDCVSAAGFEMVELLILASDLLENSIT, encoded by the exons ATGAGAAACTCGATGATCGTGCCACTTTGCTTTCTCGAATCGAACTTTTGGAGCGCG AGCGAGATGAACTACGTAACGATATTGAGCATATTTGTATGCAAAATGCTGAACCCAATTATGGTGCTGTTGCTACCAGGATGCATGCTCAAAG CTGGTTTGGAGCAGGAGATAGATAACTTGAAAAAGAAGTTAACTGCTTGCTTAAGAGAGAATGCAAATCTCCAAGAAGAGCTTTCGGAGTCTTATCGTATCAAA AACCAGTTAGCCGATCTACATGCAGCTGAGCTTTCTAAG AGTTTAGAAGCAGAGAAGCAAATTAAGTTTTTTCAAAGTTCGGTTGCTGCTGCTTTTTCTGAACGTGATAATGCAATAATGGAG GCGGAACAAGCGAAGGAGAAAGAAGAACGCGCATCACAACAATATGGCATTTTGCAACAAAA GATAGAAGAACTCAATGCGTTTGTTCTCGAAGAAAAGAAACGTTCAGCTACACTTCAGACTGATCTAGAAAAACATGAAAAGGAGAATGAAATATTCAAACAG GTGATCACAAAGTTTTACGAAACCAGACAACATTCATTAAACAAATACGATGATGTTAATTGGGAAGATAAGTGTATTTCCCTATTGAACGATTCGGATGACATGTGGACGTTCACGGGTTATGGTGAAACGCCAACCACAAAGTACATC ACCGCACTAGAGGACGAAGTGGAGGCGTTGAGAAAATCTGTAACTAATCTCCAGAGCAAGCTACAGATG GGATTGGAGATTGAAAAACATTTGAAGAGGATGGTGCATGATTTGAAAAACGGGAAA TTGTGTTTGGAAGAAAAGACGAAGAGGGACATTTCAGGCTTACGTAGTTTTCACTCTCAGCACAGGCTTGAAATTGTTGGTTTGCTCGAGGAGGAATCGTCTTACATTAAATCGGTTGTCGACGAAGTGAAAGAAAATATGAAACAAATATGTATAAATGGAGAACGTAACAGTTTATCTCCTCAGAGAGATACGAAATTGCAAGAAAATGATTGCCGTGATGTACATATAAGCCCTGATGCAGCCTCAGATACTACCACAaag GAAAATGTTTCTGAGTTGCCGAACACTTCTGGTTCTGGAGCCGAGGACGGCTCAGAAGCTCTTGTTCTGATGCTAAAAGACAag GAAAATGTTTCTGATTTACAAAAAACTGGTAGTCCCGGAACAGGGGATGTTTCCGAAGCCCTTGCTCAAGCATTGCAAGAGAAG GTTGCAGCATTGTTGCTTCTGTCACAGCAGGAAGAGCGGTATATGTTAGAGAACAATGTAAATGCGGCTCTTCAGACTAAATTAGAGGAGCTGCAAAGAAATTTAATACAa GTGACAAATGAAAAGGTGGTTGCTCTTATGGAGTTGGCACAATTAAAGCAGGAAAATCGTCTACTACATGA gaAACTAAACGGTGATGGGAACAAAGGTAAACTTATAACCGCGAGTGAGAATAAAAGCACGTTCCACGATAAGGACGGAAGGTTAAAGGGTTTACTGAAGAAAACGTACCTAAGTCAATGGATTAATCCCCTTGGTTCCTATGGAAGTGATGGTGGGTCCCACCACGAGTACGCACAAAATATCACCAAGAAAAGTTCTAATAGTACCATGGATTTTGCAAG AATGAAAATCGAGTATACAGCCTTAAAAGAGAGCTTGGAAAGTATGGAGCGTCTAATTTCTTCAATTCGTAGACTTCGTCTATCGCTTGTTAAG GTGAAAGAATCGGTTCCAGCTGAAGATACGCTCACAGTTGCTGGCAGGAAATCAGAAATTATCGAGAATGTTGTTACAGAAGCAAAACTTCTAAAGACTGCACTCGGTAGCACGCTTCCTGTAAGCTGGTCGGCTGAGGTGGATGATGGTGTTTCAAGTGTCGAAAAGGTTGATTGCGTGTCTGCAGCTGGCTTTGAGATGGTGGAGTTGCTCATATTAGCCTCGGATCTGTTGGAGAACTCCATTACTTGA
- the LOC110929446 gene encoding paramyosin isoform X2: MDEKLDDRATLLSRIELLERERDELRNDIEHICMQNAEPNYGAVATRMHAQRTAGLEQEIDNLKKKLTACLRENANLQEELSESYRIKNQLADLHAAELSKSLEAEKQIKFFQSSVAAAFSERDNAIMEAEQAKEKEERASQQYGILQQKIEELNAFVLEEKKRSATLQTDLEKHEKENEIFKQVITKFYETRQHSLNKYDDVNWEDKCISLLNDSDDMWTFTGYGETPTTKYITALEDEVEALRKSVTNLQSKLQMGLEIEKHLKRMVHDLKNGKLCLEEKTKRDISGLRSFHSQHRLEIVGLLEEESSYIKSVVDEVKENMKQICINGERNSLSPQRDTKLQENDCRDVHISPDAASDTTTKENVSELPNTSGSGAEDGSEALVLMLKDKENVSDLQKTGSPGTGDVSEALAQALQEKVAALLLLSQQEERYMLENNVNAALQTKLEELQRNLIQVTNEKVVALMELAQLKQENRLLHEKLNGDGNKGKLITASENKSTFHDKDGRLKGLLKKTYLSQWINPLGSYGSDGGSHHEYAQNITKKSSNSTMDFARMKIEYTALKESLESMERLISSIRRLRLSLVKVKESVPAEDTLTVAGRKSEIIENVVTEAKLLKTALGSTLPVSWSAEVDDGVSSVEKVDCVSAAGFEMVELLILASDLLENSIT; this comes from the exons ATGGATGAGAAACTCGATGATCGTGCCACTTTGCTTTCTCGAATCGAACTTTTGGAGCGCG AGCGAGATGAACTACGTAACGATATTGAGCATATTTGTATGCAAAATGCTGAACCCAATTATGGTGCTGTTGCTACCAGGATGCATGCTCAAAG GACAGCTGGTTTGGAGCAGGAGATAGATAACTTGAAAAAGAAGTTAACTGCTTGCTTAAGAGAGAATGCAAATCTCCAAGAAGAGCTTTCGGAGTCTTATCGTATCAAA AACCAGTTAGCCGATCTACATGCAGCTGAGCTTTCTAAG AGTTTAGAAGCAGAGAAGCAAATTAAGTTTTTTCAAAGTTCGGTTGCTGCTGCTTTTTCTGAACGTGATAATGCAATAATGGAG GCGGAACAAGCGAAGGAGAAAGAAGAACGCGCATCACAACAATATGGCATTTTGCAACAAAA GATAGAAGAACTCAATGCGTTTGTTCTCGAAGAAAAGAAACGTTCAGCTACACTTCAGACTGATCTAGAAAAACATGAAAAGGAGAATGAAATATTCAAACAG GTGATCACAAAGTTTTACGAAACCAGACAACATTCATTAAACAAATACGATGATGTTAATTGGGAAGATAAGTGTATTTCCCTATTGAACGATTCGGATGACATGTGGACGTTCACGGGTTATGGTGAAACGCCAACCACAAAGTACATC ACCGCACTAGAGGACGAAGTGGAGGCGTTGAGAAAATCTGTAACTAATCTCCAGAGCAAGCTACAGATG GGATTGGAGATTGAAAAACATTTGAAGAGGATGGTGCATGATTTGAAAAACGGGAAA TTGTGTTTGGAAGAAAAGACGAAGAGGGACATTTCAGGCTTACGTAGTTTTCACTCTCAGCACAGGCTTGAAATTGTTGGTTTGCTCGAGGAGGAATCGTCTTACATTAAATCGGTTGTCGACGAAGTGAAAGAAAATATGAAACAAATATGTATAAATGGAGAACGTAACAGTTTATCTCCTCAGAGAGATACGAAATTGCAAGAAAATGATTGCCGTGATGTACATATAAGCCCTGATGCAGCCTCAGATACTACCACAaag GAAAATGTTTCTGAGTTGCCGAACACTTCTGGTTCTGGAGCCGAGGACGGCTCAGAAGCTCTTGTTCTGATGCTAAAAGACAag GAAAATGTTTCTGATTTACAAAAAACTGGTAGTCCCGGAACAGGGGATGTTTCCGAAGCCCTTGCTCAAGCATTGCAAGAGAAG GTTGCAGCATTGTTGCTTCTGTCACAGCAGGAAGAGCGGTATATGTTAGAGAACAATGTAAATGCGGCTCTTCAGACTAAATTAGAGGAGCTGCAAAGAAATTTAATACAa GTGACAAATGAAAAGGTGGTTGCTCTTATGGAGTTGGCACAATTAAAGCAGGAAAATCGTCTACTACATGA gaAACTAAACGGTGATGGGAACAAAGGTAAACTTATAACCGCGAGTGAGAATAAAAGCACGTTCCACGATAAGGACGGAAGGTTAAAGGGTTTACTGAAGAAAACGTACCTAAGTCAATGGATTAATCCCCTTGGTTCCTATGGAAGTGATGGTGGGTCCCACCACGAGTACGCACAAAATATCACCAAGAAAAGTTCTAATAGTACCATGGATTTTGCAAG AATGAAAATCGAGTATACAGCCTTAAAAGAGAGCTTGGAAAGTATGGAGCGTCTAATTTCTTCAATTCGTAGACTTCGTCTATCGCTTGTTAAG GTGAAAGAATCGGTTCCAGCTGAAGATACGCTCACAGTTGCTGGCAGGAAATCAGAAATTATCGAGAATGTTGTTACAGAAGCAAAACTTCTAAAGACTGCACTCGGTAGCACGCTTCCTGTAAGCTGGTCGGCTGAGGTGGATGATGGTGTTTCAAGTGTCGAAAAGGTTGATTGCGTGTCTGCAGCTGGCTTTGAGATGGTGGAGTTGCTCATATTAGCCTCGGATCTGTTGGAGAACTCCATTACTTGA
- the LOC110929446 gene encoding paramyosin isoform X1, with product MVIGGKLQLWMRNSMIVPLCFLESNFWSASEMNYVTILSIFVCKMLNPIMVLLLPGCMLKAGLEQEIDNLKKKLTACLRENANLQEELSESYRIKNQLADLHAAELSKSLEAEKQIKFFQSSVAAAFSERDNAIMEAEQAKEKEERASQQYGILQQKIEELNAFVLEEKKRSATLQTDLEKHEKENEIFKQVITKFYETRQHSLNKYDDVNWEDKCISLLNDSDDMWTFTGYGETPTTKYITALEDEVEALRKSVTNLQSKLQMGLEIEKHLKRMVHDLKNGKLCLEEKTKRDISGLRSFHSQHRLEIVGLLEEESSYIKSVVDEVKENMKQICINGERNSLSPQRDTKLQENDCRDVHISPDAASDTTTKENVSELPNTSGSGAEDGSEALVLMLKDKENVSDLQKTGSPGTGDVSEALAQALQEKVAALLLLSQQEERYMLENNVNAALQTKLEELQRNLIQVTNEKVVALMELAQLKQENRLLHEKLNGDGNKGKLITASENKSTFHDKDGRLKGLLKKTYLSQWINPLGSYGSDGGSHHEYAQNITKKSSNSTMDFARMKIEYTALKESLESMERLISSIRRLRLSLVKVKESVPAEDTLTVAGRKSEIIENVVTEAKLLKTALGSTLPVSWSAEVDDGVSSVEKVDCVSAAGFEMVELLILASDLLENSIT from the exons ATGGTGATTGGGG GAAAATTGCAACTATGGATGAGAAACTCGATGATCGTGCCACTTTGCTTTCTCGAATCGAACTTTTGGAGCGCG AGCGAGATGAACTACGTAACGATATTGAGCATATTTGTATGCAAAATGCTGAACCCAATTATGGTGCTGTTGCTACCAGGATGCATGCTCAAAG CTGGTTTGGAGCAGGAGATAGATAACTTGAAAAAGAAGTTAACTGCTTGCTTAAGAGAGAATGCAAATCTCCAAGAAGAGCTTTCGGAGTCTTATCGTATCAAA AACCAGTTAGCCGATCTACATGCAGCTGAGCTTTCTAAG AGTTTAGAAGCAGAGAAGCAAATTAAGTTTTTTCAAAGTTCGGTTGCTGCTGCTTTTTCTGAACGTGATAATGCAATAATGGAG GCGGAACAAGCGAAGGAGAAAGAAGAACGCGCATCACAACAATATGGCATTTTGCAACAAAA GATAGAAGAACTCAATGCGTTTGTTCTCGAAGAAAAGAAACGTTCAGCTACACTTCAGACTGATCTAGAAAAACATGAAAAGGAGAATGAAATATTCAAACAG GTGATCACAAAGTTTTACGAAACCAGACAACATTCATTAAACAAATACGATGATGTTAATTGGGAAGATAAGTGTATTTCCCTATTGAACGATTCGGATGACATGTGGACGTTCACGGGTTATGGTGAAACGCCAACCACAAAGTACATC ACCGCACTAGAGGACGAAGTGGAGGCGTTGAGAAAATCTGTAACTAATCTCCAGAGCAAGCTACAGATG GGATTGGAGATTGAAAAACATTTGAAGAGGATGGTGCATGATTTGAAAAACGGGAAA TTGTGTTTGGAAGAAAAGACGAAGAGGGACATTTCAGGCTTACGTAGTTTTCACTCTCAGCACAGGCTTGAAATTGTTGGTTTGCTCGAGGAGGAATCGTCTTACATTAAATCGGTTGTCGACGAAGTGAAAGAAAATATGAAACAAATATGTATAAATGGAGAACGTAACAGTTTATCTCCTCAGAGAGATACGAAATTGCAAGAAAATGATTGCCGTGATGTACATATAAGCCCTGATGCAGCCTCAGATACTACCACAaag GAAAATGTTTCTGAGTTGCCGAACACTTCTGGTTCTGGAGCCGAGGACGGCTCAGAAGCTCTTGTTCTGATGCTAAAAGACAag GAAAATGTTTCTGATTTACAAAAAACTGGTAGTCCCGGAACAGGGGATGTTTCCGAAGCCCTTGCTCAAGCATTGCAAGAGAAG GTTGCAGCATTGTTGCTTCTGTCACAGCAGGAAGAGCGGTATATGTTAGAGAACAATGTAAATGCGGCTCTTCAGACTAAATTAGAGGAGCTGCAAAGAAATTTAATACAa GTGACAAATGAAAAGGTGGTTGCTCTTATGGAGTTGGCACAATTAAAGCAGGAAAATCGTCTACTACATGA gaAACTAAACGGTGATGGGAACAAAGGTAAACTTATAACCGCGAGTGAGAATAAAAGCACGTTCCACGATAAGGACGGAAGGTTAAAGGGTTTACTGAAGAAAACGTACCTAAGTCAATGGATTAATCCCCTTGGTTCCTATGGAAGTGATGGTGGGTCCCACCACGAGTACGCACAAAATATCACCAAGAAAAGTTCTAATAGTACCATGGATTTTGCAAG AATGAAAATCGAGTATACAGCCTTAAAAGAGAGCTTGGAAAGTATGGAGCGTCTAATTTCTTCAATTCGTAGACTTCGTCTATCGCTTGTTAAG GTGAAAGAATCGGTTCCAGCTGAAGATACGCTCACAGTTGCTGGCAGGAAATCAGAAATTATCGAGAATGTTGTTACAGAAGCAAAACTTCTAAAGACTGCACTCGGTAGCACGCTTCCTGTAAGCTGGTCGGCTGAGGTGGATGATGGTGTTTCAAGTGTCGAAAAGGTTGATTGCGTGTCTGCAGCTGGCTTTGAGATGGTGGAGTTGCTCATATTAGCCTCGGATCTGTTGGAGAACTCCATTACTTGA
- the LOC110931879 gene encoding SH3 domain-containing protein C23A1.17-like, with product MSSSFESGVSNTIEPMAIVSDDEIATDPEVFTSDTTSSDDDDFHPFALPDFGDDIPIADGFHDGDLLLVPIPAPFPLAAFPLEDLPLDDMFDDDIDLFIEGPPEDAQDGGAPVDNNVAIPLAEIPVDDDVVVPLVEIPVADIIAVPLVEIPVVEISSDHSSPDSFESVSSATLHAWGVQHYPTNTDSDTAMSAAPIFPHDFDPDHEIEFVPDEPPFEAPIIPDDQLFDIPADLEYAPADPEPEIVPEPIPAHDPLPVHDPIPADVPISAPPLPDPIPVLVDRAPFATHVDPRYVHTRNGWIEDDDDYPPFVRPLIPPPASTQAPVDIAPFHPHESDIHRTDLPVTFLQDILPLHPGEGPSSQQPSQIPSVSAADHFMP from the coding sequence ATGTCATCTTCTTTTGAGAGTGGAGTATCGAACACGATAGAGCCTATGGCCATAGTCTCAGATGACGAGATAGCCACAGACCCTGAGGTTTTCACTTCAGACACTACGAGCAGCGACGATGATGACTTTCATCCCTTTGCTTTACCAGATTTTGGAGATGACATACCTATAGCTGATGGTTTTCATGACGGGGATCTACTTCTTGTCCCGATCCCTGCTCCTTTTCCTCTTGCTGCATTTCCTTTGGAGGATCTGCCTCTTGATGATATGTTTGACGACGACATCGATCTCTTTATCGAGGGTCCCCCTGAGGATGCCCAGGATGGCGGGGCTCCGGTTGATAATAACGTCGCTATTCCGCTTGCAGAGATTCCAGTCGATGATGACGTTGTTGTTCCGCTTGTCGAGATTCCAGTCGCTGATATCATTGCTGTTCCGTTGGTCGAGATTCCTGTTGTTGAGATCTCATCTGACCATTCAAGTCCTGACTCATTCGAGTCCGTATCATCTGCTACTTTACACGCATGGGGCGTGCAACATTATCCCACTAATACTGATTCCGACACAGCGATGTCTGCCGCACCTATCTTTCCACACGACTTTGACCCTGATCATGAGATTGAGTTTGTACCTGACGAGCCACCTTTTGAGGCACCTATCATTCCTGATGATCAGCTCTTTGATATACCCGCTGATCTTGAGTATGCTCCAGCTGACCCTGAGCCTGAGATTGTACCAGAGCCTATACCTGCTCACGACCCTCTACCTGTGCATGACCCTATCCCTGCTGATGTACCTATTTCTGCACCACCTTTGCCTGACCCGATCCCTGTACTTGTTGATCGTGCTCCTTTTGCTACCCATGTAGACCCCAGATATGTTCACACCCGCAATGGGTGGATTGAGGACGACGACGACTATCCTCCTTTTGTTCGACCACTTATTCCCCCACCTGCATCTACCCAGGCACCCGTTGATATCGCCCCATTTCACCCACATGAGTCCGACATTCACCGCACAGATCTACCAGTCACATTCCTTCAGGATATCCTTCCTCTCCATCCAGGGGAAGGACCATCGAGTCAGCAGCCCAGTCAGATACCTTCTGTGTCAGCAGCCGATCATTTCATGCCATAG